The Brassica oleracea var. oleracea cultivar TO1000 chromosome C7, BOL, whole genome shotgun sequence sequence TCGTGTTGTGTTTTTGGTTTTGATGAGTGTTGAGATTGAAATGTGTTGTTGTTATGCGGCTGATGAAGTTACTAGCTTTAGGGAGATGTAGGCATGACGTCTGATTGAAGCTGTTGAGTTATTTGTTAACTGATGCTTTCTCTTGTTTGCTTTCTCTTGTTTGCAGCTGTTACTTGTGTACTGTTGTCACTGGTGTTGTGGTTTTGGTTTTGATGAGTGTTGAGATTGAAATGTGTTGTTGTTATGTGGCTGATGAAGTTACTAGCTTTAGGAAGATGTAGGCATGATGTCTGATTGAAGCTGTTGAGTTATTTGTTAACTGATGCTTTCTCTTGTTTGCTTTCTCTTATTTGTTAACTGATGCTTTCTCTTTTGTTCTCTTTTGTGTAGATGGATGCAGATATTTTGAACCTAAACGATGATGACTATTTGAGTGTGGAAGACATAATGGCTGAGAATGAAGATGATCAGAATGCACAAGCTGATCAGAAAGCACAAGATGATTCTGTCCAGAGTGTTGCTCATACTAGAGGTACCAAACGTAGACACTCGATATGTTGGAAGAATTTTAGTATTGTAGGAGATAAGTTGAGCCAAGCTATAAGTGTTTTCCTTCAGATTTGGAATGGTCAAGAGGAGCACTCATCAGTGAGTTTTTGTCTCCATTTGTTGAGATGACAAAACTGGTTTCAGACTCCTCATACCCTACTGCGAACTTGTACTTTATGCAAGTGTGGAAAATAGAAAGTTGGTTGAGAGATCATGCGACTTCAGAAGATGAGTCAATATGTGAAATGGTGCAGATCATGAAGCTAAAATTCGACAAATACTGGGATGATTACAGTGATATACTTTCAATTGCTGCTGTCTTGGATCCAAAGTTGAAGTTCAAGTGCTTAGAGTACTGTTATAACACTCTAAACCCAGTAACAAGCAAGGCTAAAATAGATTGTATCCGTAAGAAGATGGAAAAGCTGTTTAGAGTGTATAAGAAGAATACTAAGACCACTACTACAACAGCTTCAGAAACCACATTGAAGAATAGCTTACCATCTGGTTATGGTGTAAGTAGTCAATCATTATTCATTAGTCACTGGTTTGGTACTTGGTTTTCTCTTAATCACTTTTTTCATGTTTATAATGCAGGGGTTTTATGCATTAATTACTCAAAATGCAGGAGAAGGAAAAACAGCTTTAGATGTGTACTTGGCTGAACCGGTCATGGATACGGTTGCCTTTCCGAAACTAAATGTCTTAAAATACTGGAAAAACAATAAAGCTCGGTTTAAGGAGTTGTCTCGTATGGCGTTTGATGTGCTTTGTATTCCCATTACAACTGTATCTTCAGAGTTGTCTTTTAGTGCTGGAAGCTGGGTCCTTACCAGGTACAGGAGCCGACTACTACCATCCAATGTGCAAGCTCTCATCTGTACAAGAAACTGGCTCCGTGGGTTTGAACCGATGAGTAAGTTATCTCATCTAGATTTATTCATGTCATGAATTCTTTGCTTGTTTCTGTTATGAGATCTTTGCTACTTTGCTTGTTTCTATTATGAGATCTTTGCTACTTTGCTTGTTTCTGTTATGTGAAATGCCTAGGGGATAAATAAGCATTTGGTTCGAACCATCTTGTTTGAAGTAGCTTCTTTGTTTTGAGTCGCATAGTTCGAACCATATCTCATTCCCATAGTTCGTACCATAACTCTATTTTGAAGTTTCCAAAATTCTATATTTGAAGTTTAAATGTGTTCTTCTCCAAAAACAAAACTTCAAACTCAACTTCAAAACTATTTGTATTTTATAATATGGTCTTTATATTTGTCATAAGTACTTTGAATTCATAAATCTTTTGTAAATAACTAGCACATATATAAACATATTACAACCATATTAATTAATAAAATATTCTACTAAAATATAAAAATTTAAATAAAATAACTTAATTAATACTAAACTTCAAACAAAATACCATATTATTCCATAAAATGATTTGCGTAATGCATATATGATCTATTAGTGCATTTCAAAGTAAAAATGGCTCTCCTCATTTTTACATTGTAGATTACGAGCTAAATTTGTTGAAATCGGGTGATATTAATACTTGTAAATACATTAGATCAGAACAAGAAAGTAAAAGAGAAACATAAAATATTGCTAAAAGACAAATTTCTTTCGATGATATTAATACTCATGAATATATTCGATATGAATAAGAAATAATTGTACGAAAAATACATCAAAACAATAATAACAACCATCTTTAGTTACACAAATAAATTTTGAACAATTGATATGGACTTTTCAAGGGTCCAAGGTTCAAATCAAAGTAGTATTTTAGATGTCAATCCATTTTTAAGTGTTTTGATTCAAAGAGAATTCAGGTTTATACTTAAGCTAAATGCATTCAATGTATTGAAGTGATTTGATTAAGCTAATAAGAATCTAATACAATTCACTAGCAACTTTCAAGCAAATAGATAAAAGAGGAGCCATGGGTATATAAATTTGATTTCAGATGACTAAGGTTTAATCTAAATGGCAAGCTTCAATCAACACATTTTCCTAAGTCAAGATAACAATTCTAAGCTAGTTCTTTGTCAAGACAAAAGCTCATTTACTCTCATTGATCAAACATCAAATTTCTTTGGTTTGTGTCAATCAAGCAATCATTAAGAACAGATCATTCAACTATCAAAACTCCCCCAACATCAAATATCTTTGGTAGGGTAAGTTAAGAGCATGTTGAGTTGGCTCAGACATTTCATCGAACACCTTTCAGGCGATGAAATGTCTAGATTTCTAATCTGAAATAGCCAACTCTAGATTAGCATTAAGATCACTCAATCAAACAAAGAAACACACTAATCTATTCTAAACATTCTAGATCATCACTTAATCATCTTAATCATCCTAACCCATGAATCCAAAGATGGCTACTCATTCATTATCATGGTAGACACTAAATCACTAGTTGATCTAAGTCTAAACATGATTAATGATTCAAGAAATCAAGCAATCACAAAAGATAATGATCAAGATTAGATATTTCACCTAAAAGTGTTTTTTGATTAGATAGAAAATAAGATAAGATCCAACTTTGGGATTACAAGAGTATTTATAACTCCTTGGAAAACCTAATGGCTTCCTTTAAAAAGTCTAAAATGCCCTTAAAAATGTCTAAATTCGACTAAGGAAAAGACGCGACTCGGGTAGAAATCACGAGCGACAACTTGAGTTGGTTACCCCGCGTCAAACCGTCGATGCTGTCTCTCTCCGTGCGCGCGGGTACGACTCCCTGCGTCCTTCTCCCCGCGTCAGACCGTCGACGAAGCTCTCTCTCCGTGCGCACGGGTAGACGATCCCGCGTGCTCGGCCTCGCGTCAGACTGTCGACGAAGCGAAGCTCTACTCGACCCCGCGTCAGACCGTCGACGAAGCTCTCTCTCTGTGCGCGCGGGTAAGGGAACCCGCGTGCTTAACCCCGCGTTAGCCAAACGTCGCCGTCTCTTCCTGGTTTGGCTACGCGGGTAGGTGAACCCGCGGCCTCGACCCTGCGTCGGACTCGCCAGACTTGACCAATGTTCATTTTTCATCCCTTTTTGAACCACAATGCTTCTAAACACCTCTAATCACTCCATAGGACACTCCAACACCTGATAAAGACATATGAATGCAATATTGATCCTAAAGATGCTAAATTCCTAATCTATATGATCATTATGTGCAAAAATGGATGGATAAAACAATGCAAATATGCAAAATATCAACTCCCCCAAACTTGTTCTTTACTTGTCCTCAAGTGAACTTGCAAGAACTCATAAGAGAGAGATGTTTGAAGGTGGGAGCTCATAGCCAAAAGAAACACTTCCTAGCACTCAACTTAACATCCTAAAGAAAAAGAGCAAATAGCATGAGCAACTCTCTTATTATACTCTAGCTTCTCTAGGCCTATCAATAATCTTATGCCTCTACACAAATTGCACTACTCATCAACCAACAAGTTCCTTCAACCAGCTCTCACATTGATTCACACACACACACACACAAGGTGAGTTCTCATAAATGGGTACATGATCTTAATCATTTGGCTAGGTAAGCAATGGTCTAATGTGAATGAAGAGGAGAGTTCAAATGTATCATTTCAAGGTGGTTATCACTCAAAAACAAGGAGCTTGATCATTATGCAAAATTTATCTAAGACTAGAAGCAATTCATGCATACATAGATCCATTCTCATCATTCTACCATTTTTCCAAGTGATTACAAGTTCTACCCTTTTTATCCCCATCTTAAAACCAAAATAGTACCCACTCACATCACTCACCCAATGAACAACTCTCTTTTTCTTTTGACTCAACCAACTAGGGACTTTTATTCACTTTTTACAACACTTAGCTCTAACTCTTTCTCATTTCCCTTCCCACCTTCTCATTGATTCTCTTTTCTTTTCTCTTTTTTTTTTTATAAGAGGGAAGGTCCTTTTGTACACAATCTAGAGCTTCATTCTTTCCTTTTATCTCTAGGATTTTTTTTTTCATGACACTTAGTTCATCCTTCTCATCTTTCTCACTCCCCAAACCCAAAATATTAATATTTAGAAAACACAAACCCACTCACCATCTCCAAATGCTAGCTCATTATGCTAGCAAGAGATGAAAACAAATCTATGTCGCCTCCAATACTCTCAAGATTTTGCACATGACAAGTTATCAAAAGAGGCCTCACTCATGCAAATCAATGTTTGGTCTCAAAGAATGGCTAGGGCTGTAAGGTATGGAGTGCAATTTGGGTTAACAAAGAGTGGCATAATGGAATAAGATAACCCAATTGTGTATGAGATCCATGATCAAATATGCAAGTGCCCATATGCATGAGAAATTAAGTTAATTCAAGCCAAGATCAGTTTGGAGCTGGTTTTAAAAACAATGTCAATATCAAGCAAACAAACAAGTTTCAAGAACAGTTTTCAAGGTTCGAAGCATACAAGGCTTTCAAGAGATGCTTAAGCTACTTGACATGTTTAACTTGGGTGCCACTTTGAGTTCTAGGCATGAGTTCTTTACAAGGGATTTTTAAATCATTGCTCCCTATGCAAGTGAATGCAACCTATATGCTGTAGACTCAATCCTAAGAGTGCAAGTGATGCAACTACATGTTTCTTTTTGTGTTTTTCAAAATTTTCAATTTTTTTGGTTTTTCTATGTATATATGTATGTACAATGCAATGCATGAGAATCAAAATCATCAAAGAAAATATGATCAAATACTTGGTACCTTCCCCAAACATAGTTCACACAGTCTCTGTGTTAGGAAGTTGAAGGAGATACCTAAAAGAGGGATAAATGCAAAGAAAAACTGGTATATACAATGGAAAGGTGGTGGAGTACCTCACGATGGAGCTTGGGAAGAGGCTGTTGCCTCATCCTCGGTGTCAGCTTCCTCATCTGTTGAGGCAAGGGATGGAGATTTGTTTCTTGAAGAGGAGGGTAGAGCTGGTGGGTTTCTCTTCCGGCGGAGCAGCTGTTTCTTAGTGGCAGGAAAACTGAGTGACAAAGGGCCAATTGAGGGCTGGGGCTGGGGGGTAAGGAAGTCAAGGTCTGCTGTTTAGTATCCTGCTACAGCTCCTCTAGTCAGGATATCAACCACCTTCTTCATGAACTGAGCTTCAGCTTCAGCTTGCCTCTTCACAGTCTTACTCAACTCCTTGCACTTGTCCTTGAGCTTGAAGATAGTTCTGTCCTGAGCTTTGTTCCATCTTTGGAGATTGCCAATATACTCATAAGCTTAGCGAAAGGGACCACTGGCCAAAGCTCCAGGACGCTGCTCAAAGTGGTAACGAGGAGGGCCATAGAGGAGCTCAGAGTTTAAACCAGCAGTATCTTCCTGGTACATGCCACATTTATCCGCCGTCTTCTCTTCTTCTTTGGAGAGCTCATGCGGCCTAGAGGACCATGGGGTGCAAGGAAGTGTTCTTCTCCAATATCAAAGCTAATAGCTCATGGCTGCTTCAAGCTTGTTAGGTTCCAGTTTGGGAGAAGCATTTCAACATCCTTTGTAGACTGTAGGTAAGAGTCGACACAAACTCCATCGAACCTTCCACTAAAGTACTGAGCTTTCTTCAAGAAGTTTCCATCCAAGAAGGAGGGACCAGTTACATCATCTCCCTATCCTTGTACTCAAGCAATGGGGTTATCAAGCCACCAATTCCAATATAAGGTTCAGAGTCACTTGTTGTCCAAGCCCACTCTTTGTAGTGGATGAGGCGCTTCACAAAGAATCCCACCATTCCAAAGTTCTTGTAGAAATCAGTGCTGACAAGAGGCAACTGAGGGAGTGAAGCATAATGTTAGACGGTTTGGTGAAGAAGTTGTAGCTCTTCATCATTAACAGTTCCTGGTTCTTTCCTTGGGAAGATGGTGTAGACAATCAACCTGTGGAGATAGCACACTGAAGATGGCGAATGGAGGCATTCTTGTCACGGCTGGGCCTGCGATCCTTGCCCGCCAACACCTTCCAAACCAGTTTGGCAATGCTCTCTTCCTTGTAGGCATCATAAAGTATGGGGATGGATGATTCCTCCAAATCCTTAAGACCAAGTGCTTGTCCAATCTCCTTGAAGGTCATGTAGTGGACTTTCTCATGGACCTTAAATTTGATCTTCCCCCATCCTTTCCTCACATGCTTAGAGGTGTGAAAGGTGGCCTCCAATGATGCCGAGAACTGACATGAGACCTCTTCATAGGTAGGGTGAGCCATAGAGAAGAAGCTTTGCATGTTCATGTGCTCCAGCATTGACTTGATGTCTTCATCTATCTCTAACTCTTCCATAATCTTGATATCCGAAAATCTAGTTGGAGGCCAAAACACACCATTCTTCAAATGCTCAAACAACTCAGATTCTGTTGTCTTCTTGGTCCTATCTCTCTCGACATCAACCTCTTTTCCCTAAGACATCTTGGCTTTCTTGAGGGGAGCTTGGTCTTCTTTAGTGATGTCCTCACTGGCTTCCACTTGAGGAAGAGCTGCCCCCTTGCCCTTTGGCTCCTTAGCTCTCTTGGGAGGAGCTGACTTTTTACCACCAACAACTTCTTTCTCAACAATGGCAACTTGCTTTCCATCTCTCCTCTCTTGAGCTTTTGATTTATTTGCTGCCAAGGCTTGTTGCCTAGAAGTCCCTCCTGTTGCAGTCATGGAGGTTAAAGGCTTTCCAGTCCTAGCAGTCTCTTGCTTTGCAACCTCTTGCTTCTCAGCTTCCATCATGTGTTGATCCTTTCTCCCCATTTGTACCTTGCTCTGGAAGAATGGAAATGATGAGTTGAATCAAGAAAATAGACTACAGAGGCGAAAGCTTGGATTTAGAAAAAAGAATGGAGTGATTTGGTGGAAAATTGAGTGAGATATGAAGTGATTTGGTGTGGGAGGTTTTAGGGAGTTTGGTGTTTGTGAAAAAGAGAGAGAGAGAGTCGCGGTTAAGGCAAGTTTAGGGTTGAACCGGTCGGGTCGTCAGGTGTTTGGGTTTGGGCGCGGGTAATGAAGTCGTCACACGGGTAGGAAGACAAGGTGGGAACCCGCATCGCCGTTCCCGCGTGAACTCGTCGTCGACGACCAGCTTCATGTGCGCGGGTAAGCAAACCCGAGTTGGCTCTTCTCGCGCTCTCTCCAGCTCCGTGCGCACGGGTAATCGAACCCGCGGCTTCGACCCCGCGTCGGAACTCGACCACTTAGCCTCTTTTTTTTTTTTTTTTTTTTTTTTTTCCTAGTGAAGTATGTACAAGGATAGACATGGGACTTCCTCCCAAGTGAGCTTGTTTTAAGTCTCTAGCTTGACTTTGTTTTCCTTTGGCTAGGCGGAGACGAGGTCGGAGAGTGAAACCGATATTCCTTTCTCCTCCGTTGTGGTTCCCATGTAGAGCTTAACTCTTTGTCCATTGATTGTAAAGTCTCCACCATTCTTGTTCCATAACACAATTGCTCCATATGGCCTAACTTCCTTGATCTTGAAAGGACCAGACCATCTTGACTTGAGCTTCCCGGGGAACAACTTCAATCTAGAGTTGTAGAGAAGAACTTGATCTCCAGCATTGAACTCTCTCTTCAAAATCTTCTTGTCATGAAAAGCTTTGGTTTTCTCCTTGTAGATCCTTGAGTTCTCAAAAGCATCAAATCTAATCTCATCAAGCTCATTGTGTTGGAGAAGTCTCTTATCCTTGGCACTCTTGATGTCAAAGTTCAGTAACTTAACAGCCCACAATGTCTTATACTCAAGCTCAACTGGTAGATGACAAGCCTTTCCATACACAAGGTTGAAAGGTGTGGTTCCTATAAGCCCAAAGCGCATCATCAAGCTTGTCAGACCAATCTTTCCTTTTAGTCCCCACAATCTTCTCTAGGATAGATTTGATTTCCCTGTTGGAGATCTTAACTTGCCCACTTGTCTGAGGATGGTAAGGTGTTGCCACCTTATGCTTCACACCTTTCTTCTTGAGAAGACCTTCAAACAGCTTGTTGATGAAGTGAGAGCCTCCATCACTGATCACAACTCTTGGGACTCCAAACCTTGGAAAGATGGTGTTTTTGAACATCTTGATCACCACTCTAGAATCACTGGTGGGACATGCTACAGCTTCCACCCACTTGGAGACATAGTCAACAGCTACAAGGATGTACTTGTTGCCAAAGGATGATGGAAATGGTCCCATGAATTCAATACCCCACACATCAAAAACTTCAACTTCAAAGATTGGATTTTGAGGCATCTCATTCCTTTTGGTGATGTTCCCTCTCCTTTGGCATGAATCACACTTTGAAATAAAGTATTGTGTATCCTTAAACATGTGTGGCCACCAGAATCTAGCTTACAGTCTTGAAAGTAGCAAAATGACCTCCGTAGGATGATCCATGACAGTGTGTAAGGATCCCATCAACTTGTTCTTTAGCTACTACTCTTCTATAGAGTTGATCTCTACAAAGTATGTAGAGGTAAGGATCATCCCAATAGTATCTCTTCACATCTTTGTAGAACTTCTTCTTGGCATATCCCTCAAGACCCAATGGCTCTCTTCCACAAGCTAAGTAGTTCACCAAATCAGCATACCAAGGACATTTTTCTTTAGTTGCCTTCACTTCTTCAAGCTTCTTTCCAGTTTCACAAACTGCTACTACTGCTCTAATAGCCATGATCTGTTCTTCTGGAAGCCCTTCATCAATGGGGATCCCACACTCAATCTTCAGTCTAGACAAGAGATCAGCTACACCATACTCAACTCCTGGCTTGTCTTTGATCTCAAGATCAAACTCTTGTAGCAGCAGGATCCACCTCAAAAGTCTTGGCTTAGCATCCTTCTTGGCCAAAAGGTGTCTCAATGCAGCATGATCAGTGTAGACTATGAATTTTTACCCAACCAAATAACTTCTGAACTTCTCAAAGGCATAGACAATGGCTAGCAGCTCCTTCTCAGTTGTAGCATACTTCATTTGGGCTTCATCAAGAGTTCTACTTGCATAGTAGATCACATGAGTCTTCTTGTCTTTCTTCTGACCAAGGACAGTTCCCACAACATAGTCACTAACATCACACATAATCTCAAAGGGAAGATCCCAATCTGGTGGCTGCACAATGGGGGCACTAACCAGCTTATCCTTCAATGTCTTGAATACTCCTAGACACTCCACATCAAAGTTGAAAGCAGCCTCCTTGCATATAAGCTTAGTCAATGGTCTAGCTATCATGGAGAAGTCATTGATGAATCTTCTGTAGAATCCGACATGACCAAGGAAGCTTCTAATGTCTTTCACTGTCTTCGGCGGAGCTAACCCAACCATCACATCAATCTTGGCCTTGTCCACCTCAATACCCTTCTCTGACATCTTGTGTCAAAGCACAATCGCTTCCTTAACCATGAAGTGACACTTCTCCCAGTTCAGCATAAGGTTGGTGTCCTCACATCTCTTTAGGACCCTTCAAAGATTGGACAAACAAGCAGAAAATGAATATCCGTAGACAGAGAAGTCATCCATGAACACCTCCACAACATCCTCTATAAGATCAGAGAAAATAGACATCATGCATCTTTGGAAAGTGGTTGGAGCATTACATAGCCCAAATGGCATCCTTCATTAAGCAAAGGTACCGTAAGGGCATGTGAATGTTGTTTTCTCTTGATCATTTGGGTGTATGGGGATTTGGAAGAACCCTAAATACCCATCAAGAAAAAAATAATAGGTATGATTTGCAAATCTCTATAGCATTTGATCAATGAATGGCAATGGAAAATGATCCTTTCTAGATGCTGAGTTAAGTTTTCTATAATCTATGCACATCCTATGTTCTGTTATTTTTCTTGTTGGTATTAGTTCATCCTTATCATTTTTAACCACAGTAATTCCACCATTCTTTGGGACAACATGCACATGAGATACCCATTTACTATCTGAAATAGGGTAGATCACACTTGCATCTAGAAGTTTTAGAATCTCTTTCTTAACAACATCTTTCAAGTTGGGGTTCAACCTTCTTTGATGTTCTATAGAAGTCATAGATTCATCCTATAGATGTATCCTATGCATGCATAAAGAAGGTGATATCCCTTTAATATCATATAGTGAGTAGCCTATTGCCTTTATATACTTTTTAAGTTCATTCAAAAGTTTAGACAATTCAGTTTCATTCAGTTCACTACTCACAATAACAGGATATGTCTCATTAGTTTCAAGAAATGCATACCTTACACAAT is a genomic window containing:
- the LOC106302951 gene encoding zinc finger BED domain-containing protein RICESLEEPER 2-like; translation: MDADILNLNDDDYLSVEDIMAENEDDQNAQADQKAQDDSVQSVAHTRDLEWSRGALISEFLSPFVEMTKLVSDSSYPTANLYFMQVWKIESWLRDHATSEDESICEMVQIMKLKFDKYWDDYSDILSIAAVLDPKLKFKCLEYCYNTLNPVTSKAKIDCIRKKMEKLFRVYKKNTKTTTTTASETTLKNSLPSGYGGFYALITQNAGEGKTALDVYLAEPVMDTVAFPKLNVLKYWKNNKARFKELSRMAFDVLCIPITTVSSELSFSAGSWVLTRYRSRLLPSNVQALICTRNWLRGFEPMSKLSHLDLFMS